In Raphanus sativus cultivar WK10039 chromosome 5, ASM80110v3, whole genome shotgun sequence, the following proteins share a genomic window:
- the LOC108860450 gene encoding zinc finger protein 5 — protein MSRTGESSSGTSSDKTIKLFGFELISGNRSPELTTADSVSSSTNNTAPFKAKRLECQYCGKEFANSQALGGHQNAHKKERLKKKRLQLQARRASIGYYLTTHQQPITKSFERQCKTPSYCTFSSMHLNSQMGVFNEEWASMSSQISFGNKDTCQDLNEQNGEMVKMYGVRQNMIQFQRDLTSRSDSKRSIKSLDLHLGFAGDTD, from the coding sequence ATGTCTCGTACAGGCGAAAGCTCCTCAGGCACGTCCTCCGATAAGACTATAAAACTGTTCGGTTTCGAACTCATCAGCGGTAATCGTTCGCCTGAACTCACGACAGCGGATAGCGTAAGCTCTTCAACGAACAACACGGCGCCGTTCAAAGCGAAAAGACTCGAGTGCCAATACTGTGGCAAAGAGTTTGCAAATTCTCAAGCCTTGGGCGGTCACCAGAACGCTCACAAGAAGGAGaggctgaagaagaagaggcttCAGCTTCAAGCTCGACGAGCTAGCATCGGTTATTATCTAACCACCCACCAACAACCAATAACGAAGTCGTTTGAGAGACAATGTAAAACGCCGTCGTATTGCACGTTCTCTTCCATGCATTTGAATAGTCAGATGGGTGTGTTCAACGAGGAGTGGGCGTCTATGTCGTCGCAAATTAGCTTCGGTAATAAGGATACGTGTCAAGATCTAAATGAGCAAAATGGTGAGATGGTTAAGATGTATGGTGTGAGGCAAAACATGATTCAGTTCCAGAGAGATCTGACTTCTCGTTCTGACTCGAAGAGAAGCATTAAGTCATTGGATCTTCATCTGGGGTTTGCCGGAGATACGGACTAA
- the LOC108859634 gene encoding uncharacterized protein LOC108859634 isoform X1: MAAMRSVRSSVANLKGRIGQFMKRVWVEGVEQKPGQAFLVVAGTMGYAFHDQFEKVRKIRKKLLEQEAECEIMRKRVLERNADFNAKKDDLLMQMAVDFFWIKKK; encoded by the exons ATGGCGGCAATGCGGAGTGTACGATCCTCTGTTGCCAAC TTGAAGGGTAGGATTGGTCAATTCATGAAACGTGTGTGGGTAGAAGGGGTCGAGCAGAAACCAGGCCAAGCTTTCCTAGTAGTAGCCGGTACAATGGGGTACGCTTTCCATGACCAGT TTGAGAAGGTGCGCAAGATAAGAAAGAAACTTCTTGAACAAGAAGCGGAATGTGAGATCATGAGGAAACGGGTTCTTGAGAGAAATGCAGATTTTAATGCTAAAAAGGATGATttg TTGATGCAGATGGCTGTCGACTTTTTCTGGATAAAGAAGAAGTGA
- the LOC108859634 gene encoding uncharacterized protein LOC108859634 isoform X2 — protein MAAMRSLKGRIGQFMKRVWVEGVEQKPGQAFLVVAGTMGYAFHDQFEKVRKIRKKLLEQEAECEIMRKRVLERNADFNAKKDDLLMQMAVDFFWIKKK, from the exons ATGGCGGCAATGCGGAGT TTGAAGGGTAGGATTGGTCAATTCATGAAACGTGTGTGGGTAGAAGGGGTCGAGCAGAAACCAGGCCAAGCTTTCCTAGTAGTAGCCGGTACAATGGGGTACGCTTTCCATGACCAGT TTGAGAAGGTGCGCAAGATAAGAAAGAAACTTCTTGAACAAGAAGCGGAATGTGAGATCATGAGGAAACGGGTTCTTGAGAGAAATGCAGATTTTAATGCTAAAAAGGATGATttg TTGATGCAGATGGCTGTCGACTTTTTCTGGATAAAGAAGAAGTGA
- the LOC108859633 gene encoding uncharacterized protein LOC108859633 yields the protein MTRRSIFAKLSGTGYPNWSSVVATTKERAGLIAQEIVSKGMIGCFGYGLGTMIFSQSSTLGRYEVMLHKLEGVIKKHEELLRFVDKGEEELVQLEENYKKRMEYWSRASKN from the exons ATGACGAGGCGATCCATCTTTGCTAAG TTATCGGGGACGGGGTATCCAAACTGGTCTTCCGTGGTGG CGACTACCAAGGAGCGGGCTGGTCTGATTGCGCAGGAAATTGTTTCGAAAGGGATGATAGGCTGCTTTGGATACGGGCTTG GTACCATGATTTTCTCCCAATCCTCTACGCTAGGACGATATGAAGTCATGTTGCATAAATTGGAGGGGGTCATAAAAAAGCATGAAGAACTTTTAAGGTTTGTGGATAAGGGTGAAGAAGAGCTAGTGCAATTGGAGGAGAATTATAAGAAGAGGATGGAGTATTGGAGTAGAGCTTCAAAAAACTAG